The Drosophila yakuba strain Tai18E2 chromosome X, Prin_Dyak_Tai18E2_2.1, whole genome shotgun sequence DNA segment ATCAGCTTGCTATTCCCCAAGTGCCGAcccaaacagcagcagcaacagcaacagcaacagcaacagcagcaacagcagcaacagcagcagcaacttcagccagcacaacagcagcagcagcaacatgtccTCCCCACAGACGTGAAtcgcagctgcaacagcaacagcaaccggAGCAGCAGCCCCACGTCAGCGGGAGTGATTGGAGAGCCGTTGGCCGGCGTCAGTGTTAGTCCGCCGCCACCGCCcaaggccacgcccaccagcacgCCCAGCTATTACAAGAGCGTGAACATTATAACGCAATCACCGCCGCCACACTCAGCATCCTCGCACTCCTCCGAATCGCTGTCCTCGGTGACGCCTCGCATTTCCACGAATCCCTTTCTGTGTGCACCACTCACGCCGCCCacaccaccgcaccaccagcatcaacagcagcagcaccaccaccaccaccaacaccagcagcaacagcagcagcaggagcaacaggaGCAGGACACCACGGGCGAGTCAGTTGTGGAgggcagcagaagcagcaggtGCGGCGCTGCTGGCGAGGTGCTCGATTATCCCGCCTCGTTCTACTACCACACGGTGGGCGATAGTAGGCGTGGTCCCGTGCCCGGCTACACGGAGATGCCGCGCAAACGCAACAGTGCGTTGCCCGCCAGcaacaggcagcagcagcagcaacagcagcaacagttgcacAACGGCAACGGCAGCCAGAATCCCTTCATTAAGGAGAACTACTGGGAGGCACCGCCGACACGAGCCAGTCTGCTGCTCCACTCGCCCACGGAGTATTCCGAGGagccacaacagcagcagcagcagcagcagcaacagcagcaacagcagcagcagcaacagcagcaacatacGCATGCCTCAGCCAGACGAGCTTACCACCAGCAGCGGGAGCAGGTTTACGGAATCAGTCAGCgatcgcagcagcagcacataTTGCGGGTGGGTCGAAGTCCAGTTAATCGCAGCtttccacagcagcagcagcagcagcaacagcaacagcagcaacagcagcagcagcagcagcagcagcagcaacagcagcagcaacagcagcagcaacagcaacatcagcagatTCCAACTGCCAGGAGCAATCCCTGTGCCGACGGCCTGACTCCGCTGGCCAGCCACTATCTGTATGGCAGCAAGTCATCGTTGGATCAGCATCCCGGCGATTGGGAGCCGCGGGAGCAGCGCAAACTGAGGCTGCGCGAGGAGCGGGAAAGGGAGAGGGAAAGGGAGCGAGAGAGGGAAAGGGAGCGAGAAAgggaaagagaaagagaacaCCTGTTGctggagcaacagcagcagttgcaactgcaggAAGTGCAGGCGGCCAGGGACAACCACCTCAGCCACTTGGCgggtcagcagcagcaacagcagcagcagcagcagcagcagaggaaGCGACACGTTTACGGCGAGGAGCGGGAATCCCGAGAGAGGGATCGAGAGCGGGACATGGAGCGGGATCATCGCCTGGTCAATGGAAATGCAGAGCCCAACGAGAGCTGGCAGCGTAAGTAGAAACCATATCTGAAATGAATTATACAAGTTAAAATTCGATTAAATGCTTGAAGAAGAACTGCATAGTTATGTGAGAAGAATGCATTTTGATGCATTTCTGAGCTGGTTTTTTATGTGCAGGCAGACTAGCAAACCTATTTATATGATTGAATGGCATTCTGGGGGCACAGAaaccttttatttatatggataCACCATTGGCAGTGTTGCTTCTTTTCGAGAAGCAGCAACCTATGCGGTTGCACGTGCCTGCAGCAATTTGCGGCTTGAAGGACCAACGGCTCTCCACTCGGTGGAGCGTTTTGGGGCAGAGCCTGCGAAACCAATTTCCGACTGGCTGAATGCCGGGACTGATGGACATGGGCCGGgtaattgaattgcaaatcATGCGTAATGAAGTGTACTGCAAATATGTATGAAACGGACCAAAGCACCAGAGTGGGTGAATTCCGGAAAGGGCAATCCCCATGCCAGGAACATGGGCAAatggtgaatggtgaatgggaatgggaatggaaatgggaatgggaatgggaatgggaatggaaatggaaatgggaatgggaacaAAGCGTAGGAAGCGCGCCAAAGTGGAATTTAATTGATTGCAATTAATTGGCATGCCAAGCAGTTGTGTTCAGTCAGCAACCGTCGGAACCCCCGAAAGCTTGAGGGCAACCCTTGTCATTGCCACTGCCCCTCATCCGTGCTCTGTTTATCCACATCTCTCATCATCCAGATCTGCGCGTTACGACCGAAACGTTGGCGGAGGAGGGCGGCAAACACGGCAAGCCGGTGGAtaagcaccagcagcaccagcagcaccagatGCACAATACGAACCCAAGTCAGAATCCGGAGGTGAATGTCTACAGGGAGCACAAGCTGGACAAGCTGGACAAGCTGGACGCCTGGAAGCTGGAGCGCAACTACACGCTGGCCGTGGAGTCGCGTCACGGCATCATTGGTACTTTTTGCCTTGCCTTATTACTCCTAATATATTTACTTAACAAAATCTCAAAATTACTAGCAAATTActtgaattattttaaaatatctgtctgtctgtcagCTTTCGAAGTCTACTAacataaatgaaaactgaAGTCAACTTGCAGAAAGTTGAAAGTTGAAAGTTTTCTGCGCTGCAGAAAAagcgttttaatttttgctgaCCCTCTGCCtcaaaaaaatagtaataaaagTGCTAAATTCTGTGCCATCCACTTGTTTAAAtaaagttcttttttttttgtaacaatCTACCTGcgtagatatatataaaaagttGTGCAAATCCCTGTGGGTgggaaatatacatattttttaccggcagttttttggtttttcccGGTTTGATTCCGAACAACTGCATCCACTTGAGCCCGTATTTAAATCGCATTTATCCGCAGAGTACGAGGGCTCGCCCAGACGCATTGGAGTGACCAGCAGCAATGTGCTGGCAACTGGAGCGGCGGCGAcggcatcagcagcagcggaCGAAAGCGAACCACCAGCAGCGGCAgaagctgcagcaacagcaacagcagcagcagcagcaacagcagcaccgcaaccacagcagcaggTGCCCATGGCCACCGTACCACCGCTGAGCTCCACGGCCACCTCGCTGCAGAAGACGGCCGCCCGCGCAGCACTGGCTGCTCTGGCCCAGAGCCATCCACACAACTCCCACAACATACTCAGCTCACTGCTGCCGCACTCGCCCAATCCCATCCAGAGCTATCCAGTGCGTCCGGGATTTCCGCAGGTGCGTTGGGTGCACACGCCTTGTCTGAAATCATAttcatatttcttttatttatacgtcatttatttattgcagcGCATCATCTCGCCGCCCAGTCGTGAGCCACGCAGCAGCTCCCCTcccctgcagcagcagcaatatcagcagcagcagcagcagcagcagcagcagcaacagcagcagcagcagcagcaacagcaacagcagcaacagcagctgcaacagcaacagcaacagctgcaacagcaacagctgcagcatcagcagcagcacttcGCCAGTCTGATGAGCAGTCACAGTAACAACAACTCCAACACTAACAAACAGCCGCTGAGCAGCGACAACAATGCGGAGGACACCAGCAACGATGTGTCCGAGATTGGCACCATATCCGACCTGACCACTCCGGAGGCAGTGGGTCTGTCCATTGGATTCGCCGCAGGCGAGTTGGCCAGCCGGGCGGGCACTCCACCGCAAACGGCGCAAGCTCCACCGACATCAGTGGCGGGCAGCACTGCCAATGGAATCgcaaccggaaacggaaatggaaacggaaacggaactGCGAACGGAACAGCAAACggaaatgcagcagcaacgggCAGCGGATTGGTGCCCTTGAGCCTGCACACTAAATCATCGACCTTCGATTATCTGTACGAGTTCTCGGAGACGCGCAAGGTGCTGGAGGAGTTCTTCAAGTGCCCCTCCACCGACGAGCAGCCCATCATGGAGAACGGCAGCGATGTGGACAGCATTGTGAGTAGGAGAGAGATTGTTTGTTTCCACTTTAATTAGTTGCTAATTGTTGCTAATGCTgcaatatatattcaatattcTTTTCAAGGATATCCAGTACGAGTTCCACAGCAACTTTGAGCGCGACGAGGAGGATTtggccgaggaggaggaagccGATGACGACGAGGAGATCGACGACGATGCCGACGAGGAGAACGACGAGgccgaggatgaggacgagcCATTGGACCAGGATCGTGACCAGAACTACCGCCCACAGGCGGTACATCCGCCCACATCCGGCCACATCGCCTCCGAGCGCCTTGTGTTCGCTGGCTATGGACAGCAGTCGCAATCGCAGGCGCAGCTCACCGCTCAGCCGATGAGCGGATCGAGACGACACTATAGCGGCAGTCCGCTGATACGGGACTTTGACTTCTTCCTGGACTCCACCAGTCGCAGCAGCGGCGAGCGGGATGCCGATCAGGATGGGCTCAATCACAACCAGCTGCTGAGCACGAGCAGCGGACATGGCGGACACGGAAGCGTGGGAGGCATGGGTGTGGGAGTGGGCAGTGGAATAGGCGTGGGTCCGGGCGGTGGCCACAACTACCGCTATTCGCCGGAGACCACCGACTACGATTCCAACTGCGGCGATATGGACAGTAAGTGGTTTGCGAACCCCCGTTCGAGTAACCGAAAGCTTAGCAAATCCCAATCCTCCATGTTCCAGGTCTCTCGGGTGAGATGAATGGCGGAGTGTCGACCTCCTGCTCGAACTACGCTAAATTCTATGCCTCGGCCATGCCGGTCCTGGAGGATGGCCTCTCCTCCGGTCACACCAGTGACAccgagaacaacaacaacaaccagaagAACCTGCAGCAGTCGACGCTTAACCAGGGCGGCAACCAGTGCCCCAACAGCTTGAGCGGCAGCACCAGCATCGGTGGCAGTGGCGGCATCTCCATGCTGATGGACATGAAGCGCATCTCGACGAACCACAGCCTCAATAGCATGAACAACCAGACCAtcaccagcaacaccaacaccaccaacacaACCAGCACAACGGATAGCAATGGCGGTGTCGGCGTGATGGGTCACCACCTGGTGGCCACACTCGTCCACAGTCCCAACAATGGGCAGGCAAAGTCGCAGGGTAAACCGCAGCTGCAATCACAGCCGCCAAAGACATTGTCACTAGATCAGAGTCCCAGCAACCACAGCAAAGTGTTCAAGAACATTGATCCGGAGTTGGATTCGCTCTACTCCATTGGTAAGTTATCACTATCACCATCACTATCATCTCCTATTTACGTAATACATTACACTTACTTATAGGAGTTTTCCACCGTCCAGACACGGTGCAGATGACGCCACCTCCGCCCGCACCGGCGCCACATCGCAAGCCCAACATCAATGGCTGCTCCAGTGGCGTTGTGAACACCAATGGCAGCAGCGACGTGGATCTGCTGCAGCCGAGCACCAAGCACACTCCATTGGCGGCGGCCATTAGTTCCACGCTGCAGCGCAGTTCGCCCACCTCGACGATAACCGGAAATGGTATCGCgaccggaaacggaagtggaaacggaaacggaagtggaaAGACCAGAAGCGCcagcagcaattgcagcagcagcgccaacGGCGGCATGCCACCGCCCATTCCGGAGAGAACCAATCTCGTTGCCGCAGTGCAAAGATCTCCATCACCTGGCCGCAACTCACCCGTATGGCTATCGCGACACTTGGACGGCGGCGCTGGCAAGGATCTGCTGGAATCCGGCTCCGATAACCACTCGAAGAATCACAGCGCCGACGAGGAAGACGTTGACACCGATCTGGAGACGGACCGCCTGCTGGGCCACCAGAGGCTGGACGATCAGGGCTACTACGATGAGAACAAGAGCTGGGATCGCAAGCCGCGCTCGCTGCTCTCGAAGATCTCGCCCAAGCAGCAGATACCGAGCACCAAGACGCGCAACGGCTACAATGCCCTGCTCAGCT contains these protein-coding regions:
- the LOC6526036 gene encoding uncharacterized protein LOC6526036 isoform X4; translated protein: MVSTTLTTLAAGQTTSSSNHHHHHHHSHHQQQQQQQQQQQEQSQQQQQQPHQQLPYQQRGYYAQNGSLELDCDTSNTNSNGNSNSSSSNNIGYQQHQQQQQQQPPLILSQALLSPSPPLNDQISLLFPKCRPKQQQQQQQQQQQQQQQQQQQQLQPAQQQQQQHVLPTDVNRSCNSNSNRSSSPTSAGVIGEPLAGVSVSPPPPPKATPTSTPSYYKSVNIITQSPPPHSASSHSSESLSSVTPRISTNPFLCAPLTPPTPPHHQHQQQQHHHHHQHQQQQQQQEQQEQDTTGESVVEGSRSSRCGAAGEVLDYPASFYYHTVGDSRRGPVPGYTEMPRKRNSALPASNRQQQQQQQQQLHNGNGSQNPFIKENYWEAPPTRASLLLHSPTEYSEEPQQQQQQQQQQQQQQQQQQQQHTHASARRAYHQQREQVYGISQRSQQQHILRVGRSPVNRSFPQQQQQQQQQQQQQQQQQQQQQQQQQQQQQQQQHQQIPTARSNPCADGLTPLASHYLYGSKSSLDQHPGDWEPREQRKLRLREEREREREREREREREREREREREHLLLEQQQQLQLQEVQAARDNHLSHLAGQQQQQQQQQQQQRKRHVYGEERESRERDRERDMERDHRLVNGNAEPNESWQHLRVTTETLAEEGGKHGKPVDKHQQHQQHQMHNTNPSQNPEVNVYREHKLDKLDKLDAWKLERNYTLAVESRHGIIEYEGSPRRIGVTSSNVLATGAAATASAAADESEPPAAAEAAATATAAAAATAAPQPQQQVPMATVPPLSSTATSLQKTAARAALAALAQSHPHNSHNILSSLLPHSPNPIQSYPVRPGFPQRIISPPSREPRSSSPPLQQQQYQQQQQQQQQQQQQQQQQQQQQQQQQLQQQQQQLQQQQLQHQQQHFASLMSSHSNNNSNTNKQPLSSDNNAEDTSNDVSEIGTISDLTTPEAVGLSIGFAAGELASRAGTPPQTAQAPPTSVAGSTANGIATGNGNGNGNGTANGTANGNAAATGSGLVPLSLHTKSSTFDYLYEFSETRKVLEEFFKCPSTDEQPIMENGSDVDSIYEFHSNFERDEEDLAEEEEADDDEEIDDDADEENDEAEDEDEPLDQDRDQNYRPQAVHPPTSGHIASERLVFAGYGQQSQSQAQLTAQPMSGSRRHYSGSPLIRDFDFFLDSTSRSSGERDADQDGLNHNQLLSTSSGHGGHGSVGGMGVGVGSGIGVGPGGGHNYRYSPETTDYDSNCGDMDSLSGEMNGGVSTSCSNYAKFYASAMPVLEDGLSSGHTSDTENNNNNQKNLQQSTLNQGGNQCPNSLSGSTSIGGSGGISMLMDMKRISTNHSLNSMNNQTITSNTNTTNTTSTTDSNGGVGVMGHHLVATLVHSPNNGQAKSQGKPQLQSQPPKTLSLDQSPSNHSKVFKNIDPELDSLYSIGVFHRPDTVQMTPPPPAPAPHRKPNINGCSSGVVNTNGSSDVDLLQPSTKHTPLAAAISSTLQRSSPTSTITGNGIATGNGSGNGNGSGKTRSASSNCSSSANGGMPPPIPERTNLVAAVQRSPSPGRNSPVWLSRHLDGGAGKDLLESGSDNHSKNHSADEEDVDTDLETDRLLGHQRLDDQGYYDENKSWDRKPRSLLSKISPKQQIPSTKTRNGYNALLSSTPELPPPIPPKGQSGLGLGLTLGAGNGGKLLDLVGGMVQRSLSRSSSEHSEKSPSIMPISGGDLCAGGVDVVASAVAATSATAVTSTPALGSPGNGGGSERSAAGMTNPGGAVKLGEQEMGAINGGSALPLGAGSGTGSGAGSGSGAGSGTGAGANAAVVANSNASNNNNNNNVGGGNNSNNSSGSGAGSNSNSGEKKVKKSKSKEGGAVLIEGVLFRAKYLGSTQLVCEGQPTKSTRMMQAEEAVSRIKALAPDGDVQPSTEVDLFISTEKIMVLNTDLKEIMMDHALRTISYIADIGDLVVLMARRRFVPQDIDDAPKPNRTPKMICHVFESDEAQFIAQSIGQAFQVAYMEFLKANGIEDHRFVKEMDYQEVLNSQEIFGDELEIFAKKELQKEVVVPKAKGEILGVVIVESGWGSMLPTVVIANLMSSGAAARCGQLNIGDQLIAINGLSLVGLPLSTCQTYIKNTKNQTVVKFTVVPCAPVVEVKIKRPETKYQLGFSVQNGVICSLLRGGIAERGGVRVGHRIIEINNQSVVAVPHEKIVNLLATSVGEILMKTMPTSMFRLLTGQENPIYI
- the LOC6526036 gene encoding uncharacterized protein LOC6526036 isoform X9; protein product: MVSTTLTTLAAGQTTSSSNHHHHHHHSHHQQQQQQQQQQQEQSQQQQQQPHQQLPYQQRGYYAQNGSLELDCDTSNTNSNGNSNSSSSNNIGYQQHQQQQQQQPPLILSQALLSPSPPLNDQISLLFPKCRPKQQQQQQQQQQQQQQQQQQQQLQPAQQQQQQHVLPTDVNRSCNSNSNRSSSPTSAGVIGEPLAGVSVSPPPPPKATPTSTPSYYKSVNIITQSPPPHSASSHSSESLSSVTPRISTNPFLCAPLTPPTPPHHQHQQQQHHHHHQHQQQQQQQEQQEQDTTGESVVEGSRSSRCGAAGEVLDYPASFYYHTVGDSRRGPVPGYTEMPRKRNSALPASNRQQQQQQQQQLHNGNGSQNPFIKENYWEAPPTRASLLLHSPTEYSEEPQQQQQQQQQQQQQQQQQQQQHTHASARRAYHQQREQVYGISQRSQQQHILRVGRSPVNRSFPQQQQQQQQQQQQQQQQQQQQQQQQQQQQQQQQHQQIPTARSNPCADGLTPLASHYLYGSKSSLDQHPGDWEPREQRKLRLREEREREREREREREREREREREREHLLLEQQQQLQLQEVQAARDNHLSHLAGQQQQQQQQQQQQRKRHVYGEERESRERDRERDMERDHRLVNGNAEPNESWQHLRVTTETLAEEGGKHGKPVDKHQQHQQHQMHNTNPSQNPEVNVYREHKLDKLDKLDAWKLERNYTLAVESRHGIIEYEGSPRRIGVTSSNVLATGAAATASAAADESEPPAAAEAAATATAAAAATAAPQPQQQVPMATVPPLSSTATSLQKTAARAALAALAQSHPHNSHNILSSLLPHSPNPIQSYPVRPGFPQRIISPPSREPRSSSPPLQQQQYQQQQQQQQQQQQQQQQQQQQQQQQQLQQQQQQLQQQQLQHQQQHFASLMSSHSNNNSNTNKQPLSSDNNAEDTSNDVSEIGTISDLTTPEAVGLSIGFAAGELASRAGTPPQTAQAPPTSVAGSTANGIATGNGNGNGNGTANGTANGNAAATGSGLVPLSLHTKSSTFDYLYEFSETRKVLEEFFKCPSTDEQPIMENGSDVDSIYEFHSNFERDEEDLAEEEEADDDEEIDDDADEENDEAEDEDEPLDQDRDQNYRPQAVHPPTSGHIASERLVFAGYGQQSQSQAQLTAQPMSGSRRHYSGSPLIRDFDFFLDSTSRSSGERDADQDGLNHNQLLSTSSGHGGHGSVGGMGVGVGSGIGVGPGGGHNYRYSPETTDYDSNCGDMDSLSGEMNGGVSTSCSNYAKFYASAMPVLEDGLSSGHTSDTENNNNNQKNLQQSTLNQGGNQCPNSLSGSTSIGGSGGISMLMDMKRISTNHSLNSMNNQTITSNTNTTNTTSTTDSNGGVGVMGHHLVATLVHSPNNGQAKSQGKPQLQSQPPKTLSLDQSPSNHSKVFKNIDPELDSLYSIGVFHRPDTVQMTPPPPAPAPHRKPNINGCSSGVVNTNGSSDVDLLQPSTKHTPLAAAISSTLQRSSPTSTITGNGIATGNGSGNGNGSGKTRSASSNCSSSANGGMPPPIPERTNLVAAVQRSPSPGRNSPVWLSRHLDGGAGKDLLESGSDNHSKNHSADEEDVDTDLETDRLLGHQRLDDQGYYDENKSWDRKPRSLLSKISPKQQIPSTKTRNGYNALLSSTPELPPPIPPKGQSGLGLGLTLGAGNGGKLLDLVGGMVQRSLSRSSSEHSEKSPSIMPISGGDLCAGGVDVVASAVAATSATAVTSTPALGSPGNGGGSERSAAGMTNPGGAVKLGEQEMGAINGGSALPLGAGSGTGSGAGSGSGAGSGTGAGANAAVVANSNASNNNNNNNVGGGNNSNNSSGSGAGSNSNSGEKKVKKSGAVLIEGVLFRAKYLGSTQLVCEGQPTKSTRMMQAEEAVSRIKAPDGDVQPSTEVDLFISTEKIMVLNTDLKEIMMDHALRTISYIADIGDLVVLMARRRFVPQDIDDAPKPNRTPKMICHVFESDEAQFIAQSIGQAFQVAYMEFLKANGIEDHRFVKEMDYQEVLNSQEIFGDELEIFAKKELQKEVVVPKAKGEILGVVIVESGWGSMLPTVVIANLMSSGAAARCGQLNIGDQLIAINGLSLVGLPLSTCQTYIKNTKNQTVVKFTVVPCAPVVEVKIKRPETKYQLGFSVQNGVICSLLRGGIAERGGVRVGHRIIEINNQSVVAVPHEKIVNLLATSVGEILMKTMPTSMFRLLTGQENPIYI
- the LOC6526036 gene encoding uncharacterized protein LOC6526036 isoform X7, translating into MVSTTLTTLAAGQTTSSSNHHHHHHHSHHQQQQQQQQQQQEQSQQQQQQPHQQLPYQQRGYYAQNGSLELDCDTSNTNSNGNSNSSSSNNIGYQQHQQQQQQQPPLILSQALLSPSPPLNDQISLLFPKCRPKQQQQQQQQQQQQQQQQQQQQLQPAQQQQQQHVLPTDVNRSCNSNSNRSSSPTSAGVIGEPLAGVSVSPPPPPKATPTSTPSYYKSVNIITQSPPPHSASSHSSESLSSVTPRISTNPFLCAPLTPPTPPHHQHQQQQHHHHHQHQQQQQQQEQQEQDTTGESVVEGSRSSRCGAAGEVLDYPASFYYHTVGDSRRGPVPGYTEMPRKRNSALPASNRQQQQQQQQQLHNGNGSQNPFIKENYWEAPPTRASLLLHSPTEYSEEPQQQQQQQQQQQQQQQQQQQQHTHASARRAYHQQREQVYGISQRSQQQHILRVGRSPVNRSFPQQQQQQQQQQQQQQQQQQQQQQQQQQQQQQQQHQQIPTARSNPCADGLTPLASHYLYGSKSSLDQHPGDWEPREQRKLRLREEREREREREREREREREREREREHLLLEQQQQLQLQEVQAARDNHLSHLAGQQQQQQQQQQQQRKRHVYGEERESRERDRERDMERDHRLVNGNAEPNESWQHLRVTTETLAEEGGKHGKPVDKHQQHQQHQMHNTNPSQNPEVNVYREHKLDKLDKLDAWKLERNYTLAVESRHGIIEYEGSPRRIGVTSSNVLATGAAATASAAADESEPPAAAEAAATATAAAAATAAPQPQQQVPMATVPPLSSTATSLQKTAARAALAALAQSHPHNSHNILSSLLPHSPNPIQSYPVRPGFPQRIISPPSREPRSSSPPLQQQQYQQQQQQQQQQQQQQQQQQQQQQQQQLQQQQQQLQQQQLQHQQQHFASLMSSHSNNNSNTNKQPLSSDNNAEDTSNDVSEIGTISDLTTPEAVGLSIGFAAGELASRAGTPPQTAQAPPTSVAGSTANGIATGNGNGNGNGTANGTANGNAAATGSGLVPLSLHTKSSTFDYLYEFSETRKVLEEFFKCPSTDEQPIMENGSDVDSIDIQYEFHSNFERDEEDLAEEEEADDDEEIDDDADEENDEAEDEDEPLDQDRDQNYRPQAVHPPTSGHIASERLVFAGYGQQSQSQAQLTAQPMSGSRRHYSGSPLIRDFDFFLDSTSRSSGERDADQDGLNHNQLLSTSSGHGGHGSVGGMGVGVGSGIGVGPGGGHNYRYSPETTDYDSNCGDMDSLSGEMNGGVSTSCSNYAKFYASAMPVLEDGLSSGHTSDTENNNNNQKNLQQSTLNQGGNQCPNSLSGSTSIGGSGGISMLMDMKRISTNHSLNSMNNQTITSNTNTTNTTSTTDSNGGVGVMGHHLVATLVHSPNNGQAKSQGKPQLQSQPPKTLSLDQSPSNHSKVFKNIDPELDSLYSIGVFHRPDTVQMTPPPPAPAPHRKPNINGCSSGVVNTNGSSDVDLLQPSTKHTPLAAAISSTLQRSSPTSTITGNGIATGNGSGNGNGSGKTRSASSNCSSSANGGMPPPIPERTNLVAAVQRSPSPGRNSPVWLSRHLDGGAGKDLLESGSDNHSKNHSADEEDVDTDLETDRLLGHQRLDDQGYYDENKSWDRKPRSLLSKISPKQQIPSTKTRNGYNALLSSTPELPPPIPPKGQSGLGLGLTLGAGNGGKLLDLVGGMVQRSLSRSSSEHSEKSPSIMPISGGDLCAGGVDVVASAVAATSATAVTSTPALGSPGNGGGSERSAAGMTNPGGAVKLGEQEMGAINGGSALPLGAGSGTGSGAGSGSGAGSGTGAGANAAVVANSNASNNNNNNNVGGGNNSNNSSGSGAGSNSNSGEKKVKKSGAVLIEGVLFRAKYLGSTQLVCEGQPTKSTRMMQAEEAVSRIKAPDGDVQPSTEVDLFISTEKIMVLNTDLKEIMMDHALRTISYIADIGDLVVLMARRRFVPQDIDDAPKPNRTPKMICHVFESDEAQFIAQSIGQAFQVAYMEFLKANGIEDHRFVKEMDYQEVLNSQEIFGDELEIFAKKELQKEVVVPKAKGEILGVVIVESGWGSMLPTVVIANLMSSGAAARCGQLNIGDQLIAINGLSLVGLPLSTCQTYIKNTKNQTVVKFTVVPCAPVVEVKIKRPETKYQLGFSVQNGVICSLLRGGIAERGGVRVGHRIIEINNQSVVAVPHEKIVNLLATSVGEILMKTMPTSMFRLLTGQENPIYI
- the LOC6526036 gene encoding uncharacterized protein LOC6526036 isoform X8, which gives rise to MVSTTLTTLAAGQTTSSSNHHHHHHHSHHQQQQQQQQQQQEQSQQQQQQPHQQLPYQQRGYYAQNGSLELDCDTSNTNSNGNSNSSSSNNIGYQQHQQQQQQQPPLILSQALLSPSPPLNDQISLLFPKCRPKQQQQQQQQQQQQQQQQQQQQLQPAQQQQQQHVLPTDVNRSCNSNSNRSSSPTSAGVIGEPLAGVSVSPPPPPKATPTSTPSYYKSVNIITQSPPPHSASSHSSESLSSVTPRISTNPFLCAPLTPPTPPHHQHQQQQHHHHHQHQQQQQQQEQQEQDTTGESVVEGSRSSRCGAAGEVLDYPASFYYHTVGDSRRGPVPGYTEMPRKRNSALPASNRQQQQQQQQQLHNGNGSQNPFIKENYWEAPPTRASLLLHSPTEYSEEPQQQQQQQQQQQQQQQQQQQQHTHASARRAYHQQREQVYGISQRSQQQHILRVGRSPVNRSFPQQQQQQQQQQQQQQQQQQQQQQQQQQQQQQQQHQQIPTARSNPCADGLTPLASHYLYGSKSSLDQHPGDWEPREQRKLRLREEREREREREREREREREREREREHLLLEQQQQLQLQEVQAARDNHLSHLAGQQQQQQQQQQQQRKRHVYGEERESRERDRERDMERDHRLVNGNAEPNESWQHLRVTTETLAEEGGKHGKPVDKHQQHQQHQMHNTNPSQNPEVNVYREHKLDKLDKLDAWKLERNYTLAVESRHGIIEYEGSPRRIGVTSSNVLATGAAATASAAADESEPPAAAEAAATATAAAAATAAPQPQQQVPMATVPPLSSTATSLQKTAARAALAALAQSHPHNSHNILSSLLPHSPNPIQSYPVRPGFPQRIISPPSREPRSSSPPLQQQQYQQQQQQQQQQQQQQQQQQQQQQQQQLQQQQQQLQQQQLQHQQQHFASLMSSHSNNNSNTNKQPLSSDNNAEDTSNDVSEIGTISDLTTPEAVGLSIGFAAGELASRAGTPPQTAQAPPTSVAGSTANGIATGNGNGNGNGTANGTANGNAAATGSGLVPLSLHTKSSTFDYLYEFSETRKVLEEFFKCPSTDEQPIMENGSDVDSIDIQYEFHSNFERDEEDLAEEEEADDDEEIDDDADEENDEAEDEDEPLDQDRDQNYRPQAVHPPTSGHIASERLVFAGYGQQSQSQAQLTAQPMSGSRRHYSGSPLIRDFDFFLDSTSRSSGERDADQDGLNHNQLLSTSSGHGGHGSVGGMGVGVGSGIGVGPGGGHNYRYSPETTDYDSNCGDMDSLSGEMNGGVSTSCSNYAKFYASAMPVLEDGLSSGHTSDTENNNNNQKNLQQSTLNQGGNQCPNSLSGSTSIGGSGGISMLMDMKRISTNHSLNSMNNQTITSNTNTTNTTSTTDSNGGVGVMGHHLVATLVHSPNNGQAKSQGKPQLQSQPPKTLSLDQSPSNHSKVFKNIDPELDSLYSIGVFHRPDTVQMTPPPPAPAPHRKPNINGCSSGVVNTNGSSDVDLLQPSTKHTPLAAAISSTLQRSSPTSTITGNGIATGNGSGNGNGSGKTRSASSNCSSSANGGMPPPIPERTNLVAAVQRSPSPGRNSPVWLSRHLDGGAGKDLLESGSDNHSKNHSADEEDVDTDLETDRLLGHQRLDDQGYYDENKSWDRKPRSLLSKISPKQQIPSTKTRNGYNALLSSTPELPPPIPPKGQSGLGLGLTLGAGNGGKLLDLVGGMVQRSLSRSSSEHSEKSPSIMPISGGDLCAGGVDVVASAVAATSATAVTSTPALGSPGNGGGSERSAAGMTNPGGAVKLGEQEMGAINGGSALPLGAGSGTGSGAGSGSGAGSGTGAGANAAVVANSNASNNNNNNNVGGGNNSNNSSGSGAGSNSNSGEKKVKKMLIEGVLFRAKYLGSTQLVCEGQPTKSTRMMQAEEAVSRIKALAPDGDVQPSTEVDLFISTEKIMVLNTDLKEIMMDHALRTISYIADIGDLVVLMARRRFVPQDIDDAPKPNRTPKMICHVFESDEAQFIAQSIGQAFQVAYMEFLKANGIEDHRFVKEMDYQEVLNSQEIFGDELEIFAKKELQKEVVVPKAKGEILGVVIVESGWGSMLPTVVIANLMSSGAAARCGQLNIGDQLIAINGLSLVGLPLSTCQTYIKNTKNQTVVKFTVVPCAPVVEVKIKRPETKYQLGFSVQNGVICSLLRGGIAERGGVRVGHRIIEINNQSVVAVPHEKIVNLLATSVGEILMKTMPTSMFRLLTGQENPIYI